Proteins encoded in a region of the Suncus etruscus isolate mSunEtr1 chromosome 1, mSunEtr1.pri.cur, whole genome shotgun sequence genome:
- the WSB1 gene encoding WD repeat and SOCS box-containing protein 1, whose product MASFPLRVNEKEIVRSRTIGELLAPAAPFDKKCGRENWTVAFAPDGSYFAWSQGHRTVKLVPWSQCQKNFLLHGTKNITNSSSLRLSRQNSDGGQKNKLCEHVIDCGDIVWSLAFGSSVPEKQSCCVNIEWHRFRFGQDQLLLATGLNNGRIKIWDTYTGKLLLNLVDHTDVVRDLTFAPDGSLILVSASRDKSLRVWDLKDDGNMMKVLRGHQNWVYSCVFSPDSSMLCSVGASKAVFLWNMEKYTMIRKLEGHHHDVVACDFSPDGALLATASYDTRVYIWDPYTGDILMEFGHLFPPPTPIFAGGANDRWVRSVSFSHDGLHIASLADDKLVRFWRIDEDCPVQVAPLSNGLCCAFSTDGSVLAAGTQDGSVYFWATPRQVPSLQHLCRMSIRRVMSPHEVLALPVPSKILQFLSYRI is encoded by the exons ATGGCCAGCTTTCCCCTGAGGGTCAACGAGAAAGAGATCG TGAGATCACGTACTATAGGTGAACTTTTAGCTCCAGCAGCTCCTTTTGACAAGAAATGTGGTCGTGAAAATTGGACTGTTGCTTTTGCTCCAGATGGTTCGTACTTTGCCTGGTCACAAGGACATCGTACAGTGAAACTTGTTCCGTGGTCCCAGTGCCAAAAAAACTT TCTTTTGCATGGCACCAAGAATATTACCAATTCAAGCAGTTTGAGATTGTCAAGACAAAATAGTGATGGTGGtcagaaaaataaactttgtGAACATGTTATAGACTGCGGAGATATAGTCTGGAGTCTTGCTTTTGGATCTTCAGTTCCAGAAAAACAGAGTTGCTGTGTAAATATAGAATGGCATCGATTCAGATTTGGACAAGATCAACTGCTCCTTGCAACAGGGCTAAACAATGGTCGTATCAAAATATGGGATACATATACAG gAAAACTCCTCCTTAACTTGGTGGATCATACTGATGTGGTCAGAGATTTAACTTTTGCTCCAGATGGGAGCTTAATCCTTGTGTCAGCTTCAAGAGATAAATCTCTAAGAGTGTGGGACCTAAAAGATGATG GAAACATGATGAAAGTATTGAGGGGCCATCAGAACTGGGTGTACAGCTGTGTATTCTCTCCTGACTCTTCTATGCTGTGTTCAGTGGGAGCCAGTAAAGCA GTTTTTCTCTGGAATATGGAGAAATACACCATGATACGGAAACTGGAGGGACATCACCATGATGTTGTAGCTTGTGACTTTTCTCCTGATGGAGCATTACTGGCTACTGCATCTTATGACACACGAGTATATATTTGGGACCCATATACTGGAGACATTCTGATGGAATTTGG GCACCTGTTTCCCCCGCCTACTCCGATATTTGCTGGAGGGGCAAATGACAGATGGGTCCGATCTGTATCTTTCAGTCATGATGGACTACATATTGCAAGCCTTGCTGATGATAA gttggTGAGGTTCTGGAGAATTGATGAGGATTGTCCAGTACAAGTTGCTCCTTTGAGCAATGGTCTTTGCTGTGCCTTTTCTACTGATGGCAGTGTTTTAGCTGCTGG gACACAAGATGGAAGCGTCTACTTTTGGGCCACTCCAAGGCAGGTTCCTAGTCTTCAGCATTTATGCCGAATGTCGATCCGGAGAGTGATGTCTCCCCATGAAGTCCTGGCACTGCCAGTTCCTTCCAAAATCCTGCAATTCCTCTCCTATCGCATCTAG